The following proteins are co-located in the Bosea sp. AS-1 genome:
- a CDS encoding L-threonylcarbamoyladenylate synthase: MNQSLSTTRQTKLLAADAAGIAEAAELLRAGGLVALPTETVYGLAADATSGTAVAGIYAAKERPSFNPLISHLPDLASARRQGLFDANALALAQSFWPGPLTLVVPASPGCTVSDLARAGLTTVALRVPAHPVAHAVLAAAGRPIAAPSANRSGRISATSAEDALGDLGGRIDAVLDAGPTEVGVESTIVACLDGAPRLLRPGGVPRSAIEHVIGRPLVIAGDAGHAPISPGMLASHYAPAARVRLEAQAPQPGEAWLGFGPDEQTYPDSLNLSPTGDLREAASHLFGYLRRLDTLGPTTIAVARIPEQGLGEAINDRLRRAAAPR; the protein is encoded by the coding sequence TTGAACCAGTCTCTCTCCACGACCCGCCAGACGAAGCTCCTTGCCGCCGATGCTGCCGGCATCGCGGAGGCGGCCGAACTGTTGCGCGCCGGCGGACTCGTCGCCCTGCCGACGGAGACGGTCTACGGGCTTGCGGCCGATGCGACCTCGGGAACTGCGGTCGCCGGCATCTATGCCGCCAAGGAGCGGCCGAGCTTCAACCCGTTGATCTCGCATCTCCCGGATCTGGCGAGCGCCCGCCGTCAGGGGCTGTTCGACGCCAATGCGCTGGCGTTGGCGCAAAGCTTCTGGCCGGGACCGCTGACTCTGGTGGTGCCCGCTTCCCCCGGTTGCACGGTGAGCGATCTGGCCCGGGCCGGTCTCACCACCGTCGCGCTGCGCGTGCCGGCGCATCCTGTCGCGCATGCGGTTTTGGCGGCGGCCGGTCGGCCGATCGCGGCGCCCTCCGCCAATCGCTCCGGCCGGATCAGCGCAACCAGCGCGGAGGATGCGCTTGGGGATCTCGGCGGGCGCATCGACGCGGTGCTCGATGCCGGCCCGACGGAGGTCGGTGTGGAATCGACCATCGTCGCCTGCCTCGATGGCGCACCGCGCCTGCTCAGGCCGGGCGGCGTGCCGCGCTCCGCCATCGAACATGTGATCGGCCGGCCGCTGGTCATCGCAGGCGATGCCGGTCATGCGCCGATCTCGCCCGGCATGCTCGCGTCGCATTACGCTCCGGCGGCGCGAGTCAGGCTCGAGGCGCAAGCACCGCAGCCGGGCGAGGCCTGGCTCGGCTTCGGCCCGGACGAGCAGACCTATCCCGATTCGCTCAATCTGAGCCCGACCGGGGACCTGCGCGAAGCGGCGAGCCATCTCTTCGGCTATCTGCGCCGGCTCGACACGCTCGGCCCGACGACCATTGCTGTCGCCCGCATTCCCGAGCAGGGGTTGGGCGAGGCGATCAACGACCGCCTGCGCCGCGCGGCCGCACCGCGCTGA
- a CDS encoding LysR family transcriptional regulator: MSSKLAWDDFRLIKAITDHGGLTGAAAALSVNHSTVFRRLGQIEEMVGMPLFERRKTGYVATVAGAEMAALAGRMEEDVIAFSRRLAGRDVAPSGEIRITTTDTLHLHLLLPIFAGFREAHPAIRLDVVIGNQALNLSKRDADVAIRASDTPGETLVGRRIATLAWAIYGRADEGMAAEKADPTALYQRDWVALGDQLSHVKAARFVREHVAPERIALKSSAVLGITEAVELGLGIGPLPCFIADRRPGLMRLMPPNPDFATGLWVLTHPDIRHVPRVRAFMDYCSNELMRHRTLIEGSE, translated from the coding sequence ATGTCTTCCAAACTCGCCTGGGACGATTTCCGCCTGATCAAGGCGATCACCGACCATGGCGGGCTGACAGGCGCGGCGGCGGCGCTTTCGGTCAACCACTCCACCGTGTTCCGACGTCTCGGGCAGATTGAGGAGATGGTCGGAATGCCGCTCTTCGAGCGGCGCAAGACGGGTTATGTCGCGACCGTCGCCGGCGCAGAAATGGCGGCTCTCGCCGGGCGAATGGAGGAGGATGTCATCGCCTTTTCCCGCCGTCTCGCCGGTCGCGACGTGGCGCCCTCCGGCGAGATCAGGATCACCACCACCGACACGCTGCATCTCCATCTGCTGCTGCCGATCTTCGCCGGCTTCCGGGAAGCCCATCCGGCGATCCGGCTCGATGTCGTGATCGGGAACCAGGCACTGAACCTGTCCAAGCGCGATGCCGATGTCGCCATCCGCGCCAGTGACACACCGGGCGAGACGCTGGTCGGGCGGCGCATCGCGACCCTCGCCTGGGCGATCTACGGCCGGGCCGACGAGGGCATGGCAGCCGAGAAGGCAGATCCGACTGCTCTCTACCAGCGCGACTGGGTCGCGCTCGGCGATCAGCTCTCGCATGTGAAGGCAGCGCGCTTCGTGCGGGAGCATGTCGCGCCGGAGCGGATCGCGCTGAAGAGTTCTGCGGTGCTCGGCATCACCGAGGCGGTCGAGCTCGGACTCGGCATCGGTCCCCTGCCCTGCTTCATCGCCGACCGGCGGCCGGGGCTGATGCGGCTGATGCCGCCCAACCCCGATTTCGCGACCGGGCTCTGGGTGCTGACCCATCCCGACATTCGCCATGTGCCGCGCGTGCGGGCCTTCATGGACTACTGCAGCAACGAGCTGATGCGGCACCGGACGCTCATCGAGGGGTCCGAGTAG